A single region of the Schizosaccharomyces osmophilus chromosome 3, complete sequence genome encodes:
- a CDS encoding sepiapterin reductase, whose translation MSQIAEKVVLLTGASKGIGLATAQALRTKSKVVAVSRSLTKELETLLVQHPGSFVHVQGDVSKTAKSSVETAITKFGRLDAIVLNAGLVEPISKIEEADVNQWRRLFDVNFFSVVETIKQAIPHLRKTKGSIVVVSSGAAVRAYPAWTAYSTSKAAVNMLVTSLGSEEPDIMSVAVRPGVVDTPMQDLIRDEQNKPAMGDMHNYFKELKSSGKLVSPHDVAKALTYLALNPNEKITGQFVEWKSFVE comes from the coding sequence ATGAGTCAAATTGCAGAAAAGGTTGTATTATTGACAGGCGCTTCTAAAGGTATAGGCCTCGCGACTGCTCAGGCACTTCGTACCAAGTCTAAAGTGGTTGCCGTTAGCAGAAGCTTGACGAAGGAATTAGAGACTTTACTTGTACAACATCCAGGTTCCTTCGTGCATGTGCAGGGTGATGTTTCAAAGACAGCCAAGTCTAGTGTAGAAACGGCTATTACAAAGTTTGGGCGTCTTGATGCCATTGTTCTAAACGCCGGTCTTGTTGAACCAATTTCGAAAATTGAAGAGGCAGATGTGAATCAATGGCGCAGGTTGTTTGATGTTAATTTCTTTAGCGTAGTCGAGACTATCAAGCAAGCAATCCCCCATTTAcgcaaaacaaaaggctCAATAGTTGTCGTATCCTCTGGGGCCGCTGTTCGTGCTTACCCTGCTTGGACTGCCTACAGCACCTCAAAAGCCGCTGTCAATATGCTTGTTACGAGCCTTGGCAGTGAGGAACCAGACATTATGAGCGTTGCAGTACGACCAGGCGTCGTTGACACTCCCATGCAAGATCTTATTCGCGACGAGCAAAACAAGCCAGCCATGGGAGATATGCATAATTACTTTAAAGAACTCAAGTCTTCTGGTAAGCTGGTATCCCCTCACGACGTTGCCAAAGCTCTTACTTACTTGGCTTTAAACCCAAACGAAAAGATTACTGGTCAATTTGTTGAATGGAAGTCCTTTGTTGAGTAA
- the pof7 gene encoding F-box protein Pof7, with the protein MEEKRLLNDLKECPDSDILKEALLHYKEAVEFEKQGDIGNSLNRYRWAHKIHEDVEVIYRRLERLAIQNRKEQNEEDRKLVSEEESINNSQEDELANKLTQLSVAPPFILKLPDEVLLLIVEHCFENLNDLSYLPRIAQSCKLLAKACRADSLYRQFCYFSYQQNEWQQTKESIEEELSSVYHQIWKEMYLRKPRIRFDGCYISVCRYFRPGTSDTSWNQPVHLISYYRYLRFYPDGTCMVFRTNTEPGLIVRNFDRHQSSFFTPSSSNPAFSNGEVACMATWSMSPAGQILLSHPAGGRAYTYAQSLQAKGNRLKWVFFYAVDNEIFETTEFPLTHHRDYVFSRVYSYTLEK; encoded by the coding sequence atggaagaaaaacgtTTATTAAACGATCTTAAAGAATGTCCAGATAGTGACATCCTTAAGGAAGCTTTACTTCATTATAAAGAAGCcgttgaatttgaaaaacaaggtGATATTGGCAACTCTTTAAACAGATATCGTTGGGCTCATAAAATTCACGAGGATGTGGAGGTAATATATCGTCGATTAGAGCGCTTGGCGAttcaaaacagaaaagagCAGAATGAAGAGGATCGTAAACTGGtctctgaagaagaatcaatcAATAATAGTCAGGAAGATGAGCTAGCGAATAAACTGACTCAGCTCTCCGTGGCACCGCCATTCATACTCAAGCTTCCAGATGAGGTTCTGCTGCTCATAGTAGAGCActgttttgaaaacttgaaCGATTTGTCTTATCTACCTCGTATAGCCCAAAGCTGCAAGCTGCTTGCGAAGGCGTGTCGAGCAGATTCACTTTATCGCcaattttgttattttaGTTACCAACAGAACGAATGGcaacaaacaaaggaaagcaTAGAAGAAGAGCTGTCTTCTGTATATCATCAAATCTGGAAGGAGATGTATTTAAGAAAACCTCGAATTCGATTTGATGGCTGTTATATCTCTGTCTGCAGATATTTTCGACCAGGAACTAGTGATACCAGTTGGAACCAACCTGTCCATTTAATATCTTATTATCGTTACCTTCGGTTTTATCCAGATGGAACTTGTATGGTTTTCCGAACCAATACGGAACCAGGTCTCATTGTTCGAAACTTCGATCGGCACCagtcttcttttttcacACCTTCCTCTTCGAATCCAGCTTTTAGTAATGGAGAAGTTGCTTGCATGGCTACATGGTCAATGTCTCCGGCTGGCcaaattttgctttcacATCCCGCTGGCGGTCGGGCTTATACATACGCACAAAGCTTACAAGCTAAAGGAAATCGTTTAAAATGGGTCTTCTTCTATGCCGTTGACAATGAAATCTTTGAGACAACTGAATTTCCTTTAACACATCATCGAGACTACGTTTTCTCCCGAGTCTACAGTTATACGTTAGAAAAATAG
- the mug9 gene encoding DUF2406 family conserved fungal protein codes for MRVTGPDSCEFDNPSLPLVELEPYARVNRESTKLCKRYLKRDYSGKSIYQPDSNNPTRWKYERPLETIRAWNNVIDGRKPDQNTHAARLSNLKPSSSLKDRYPTIKKQQDTSILASQRSSAKSILRPLSTVPSVEASIDERDSCPEIPVLMEKKQEGEPTAGSNSISSDMLCAAASNGYFRKPAVLNQSLVSLNSVASPSHKHELKHKLKQFVQNVLN; via the exons ATGAGAGTAACAGGACCTGATTCTTGTGAATTCGATAATCCCTCCTTACCTTTAGTAGAATTAGAACCGTATGCTCGTGTAAATCGTGAATCTACGAAACTATGTAAACGATATCTGAAACGAGACTACTCTGGGAAAAGTATTTACC AACCAGACTCCAATAATCCGACTCGTTGGAAATATGAAAGACCTTTAGAAACAATTCGTGCATGGAACAACGTTATTGATGGAAGAAAGCCTGACCAAAATACCCATGCAGCACGATTGTCAAATTTAAAACCGagttcttctttaaaagacCGTTATCCAACTATAAAGAAGCAACAAGACACCTCGATTTTAGCAAGCCAACGTTCTTCTGCTAAAAGCATTTTGAGACCCTTGAGTACGGTACCTTCTGTTGAAGCATCTATCGACGAACGAGACAGTTGTCCGGAAATACCAGTGCtgatggaaaagaaacaggaGGGCGAGCCAACAGCTGGCTCAAACTCTATTTCTTCCGACATGCTATGTGCAGCGGCTAGCAATGGTTACTTTCGTAAACCAGCCGTCTTAAATCAATCCTTGGTGTCTTTAAACTCCGTTGCATCGCCTTCACACAAGCATGAGCTAAAACATAAACTAAAACAGTTTGTTCAAAATGTTTTAAACTAA
- the pcy1 gene encoding choline-phosphate cytidylyltransferase Pcy1, with amino-acid sequence MGEIESRKDQNAKRPIENVNFSEDEDSVKQQAKKVTIDTSEEEEKSESNNEDQNLTDESNEDQTTPSYPTSDTDEDEAHTEVKFKEQYSEFNYPINEPPSDRAVRVYADGVFDLFHIGHMRQLEQAKKVFSNVHLIVGLPNDKLTHRLKGLTVMNDKERAEALRHCKWVDEVVESAPWVITPDFLEEHKIDFVAHDDIPYASDDSGDIYLPVKKVGKFIPTKRTEGVSTSDLLTRIIRDYDQYVMRNLARGVDRKVLNVSLFKKNELDFRHHIKMLRDTIRNHWVSTSRDLKADIKSFLSMATTDYQLQYTPLHGSSAPPSPGPGNHQNSFLGGLNRWMQRRSSSQYDLLGMKANLSNQPSENDDAVTLKHHQ; translated from the coding sequence ATGGGAGAAATAGAATCGAGAAAGGATCAGAATGCGAAGCGACCTATCGAGAATGTAAATTTTTCAGAGGATGAAGACTCGGTGAAGCAACAAGCTAAAAAGGTCACGATAGACACCtcggaagaagaagaaaagtcgGAAAGTAATAATGAAGATCAAAATTTAACTGACGAATCCAACGAGGACCAAACGACTCCTTCCTATCCAACCTCTGATAcggatgaagatgaagctCATACTGAAGTAAAATTTAAAGAGCAATATTCTGAATTTAACTATCCTATTAATGAACCTCCGAGTGATCGAGCCGTACGTGTTTATGCAGACggtgtttttgatttatttcACATTGGTCATATGAGACAATTGGagcaagcaaaaaaagtgTTTTCCAACGTCCATCTAATTGTTGGCCTTCCCAACGATAAGCTGACTCATCGTTTAAAGGGGTTGACTGTTATGAATGACAAAGAACGAGCTGAGGCACTTCGCCATTGCAAATGGGTAGACGAAGTCGTAGAAAGCGCACCTTGGGTCATTACTCCGgactttttggaagagcacaaaattgattttgtCGCTCATGATGATATTCCTTATGCTTCAGATGATAGTGGTGACATTTATCTTCCCGTTAAAAAGGTGGGCAAATTTATACCTACAAAACGAACGGAAGGTGTATCCACCTCTGACTTATTAACGCGAATCATTCGTGATTACGATCAATATGTCATGCGTAATCTAGCCAGAGGGGTTGACAGAAAGGTTTTGAATGTGTCtttgttcaaaaagaatgaactGGATTTTCGCCATCATATTAAAATGCTACGCGACACGATTCGTAACCACTGGGTATCTACTAGCCGTGATCTGAAGGCGGACATAAAATCTTTCCTATCGATGGCTACAACGGACTACCAACTACAATACACTCCTTTGCATGGTTCAAGCGCACCTCCTAGCCCTGGCCCTGGAAACCACCAAAATAGCTTTTTAGGCGGCTTAAATCGTTGGATGCAACGTCGCTCAAGCAGCCAATATGACCTACTTGGGATGAAAGCCAATTTGTCCAACCAGCCTAGTGAAAATGATGATGCAGTAACTCTTAAGCATCACCAATAA
- the tmp1 gene encoding thymidylate kinase Tmp1, with the protein MSAQNRGSLVVIEGLDRSGKSTQCQILMEKLQSKGKKVQLYKFPDRTTAIGKKIDAYLKETSQLSDQVIHLLFSANRWELIEDIQSKIQSGVTCILDRYAFSGIAFSAAKGLNWEWCKSPDRGLLRPDLVIFLHISPEVAAKRGQYGEERYENIEMQKKVEKNFERIEREYTEESLSFITLDASTSLETVHSRIMNLVDQVDVSKALETL; encoded by the exons ATGAGTGCTCAAAATAGAGGTTCTTTAGTTGTCATTGAAGGGTTGGACCGGTCAGGAAAGTCAACTCAATGTCAAATATTAATGGAAAAATTGCAATCCAAGGGCAAAAAGGTCCAACTCTATAAGTTTCCAG ATCGAACCACCGccattggaaaaaaaattgacgcatatttaaaagaaactaGTCAGCTTAGTGACCAAGTCATTCACTTACTTTTCTCAGCGAACCGATGGGAACTTATTGAAGATATCCaatcaaaaattcaatCGGGTGTAACATGTATCTTGGACCGTTATGCCTTTTCTGGGATTGCCTTCTCTGCCGCTAAA GGACTCAATTGGGAATGGTGCAAGAGTCCTGATCGCGGTTTACTACGTCCAGATCTTGTAATTTTCCTGCATATTTCTCCCGAGGTTGCTGCGAAACGCGGTCAGTACGGAGAGGAGCGTTACGAGAACATtgaaatgcaaaaaaaggttgagaaaaattttgaGCGCATTGAACGAGAATATACAGAAGAGAGTTTGAGTTTTATCACCTTGGACGCCTCAACCAGCCTGGAAACTGTTCATTCTCGAATCATGAACCTAGTAGATCAAGTAGATGTATCCAAAGCTTTAGAAACGCTTTAA
- a CDS encoding methyltransferase produces the protein MSKMGRDFWSAETYQKNAAFVPALTKEIVQRLALTSQDVVLDLGCGDGVLTQNLASQCKHITGIDSSQSMIQSAKQKGLEAYVVAGENLASATEFSSKGFDAVFSNAALHWILRNPNERSTVFQGIARVLRPGGRFVAECGAFGNVSEVVTSIYTVLLDHGIPKEQIDEANPWYFGTEQAYTTMLKEAGFEITFTENVNRPTYLNRDVRDWLDTFAHTFYDAFPDLKETLRERVYQALLWVDCTETGDWYLQYRRLRFVAIKK, from the exons atgTCTAAAATGGGAAGAGATTTTTG GTCAGCTGAAACTTATCAGAAAAACGCTGCCTTTGTTCCTGCACTCACGAAAGAAATCGTTCAAAGACTAGCTTTAACATCCCAGGATGTTGTTCTTGACTTGGGATGCGGTGATGGTGTCTTAACTCAAAATCTGGCATCGCAGTGTAAACACATTACTGGAATTGATTCCAGCCAATCCATGATTCAATCggcaaagcaaaaaggaTTGGAAGCATATGTAGTTGCAGGAGAAAACCTTGCAAGTGCAACTGAATTTTCATCGAAAGGGTTTGACGCCGTCTTTAGTAATGCTGCTTTGCATTGGATTTTGCGAAATCCCAACGAAAGGAGTACTGTTTTTCAGGGTATAGCTCGTGTCCTTCGTCCCGGTGGTCGCTTTGTTGCTGAATGCGGAG CTTTTGGTAATGTTTCAGAAGTAGTAACTAGCATCTACACTGTACTACTAGACCATGGAATCCCTAAAGAGCAGATTGATGAAGCTAACCCTTGGTACTTTGGAACTGAACAAG CGTATACAACAATGTTAAAGGAAGCTGGGTTTGAAATCACTTTCACTGAAAATGTAAATCGTCCAACTTATTTAAATCGCGATGTTCGCGATTGGCTAGATACATTTGCTCACACTTTTTATGATGCATTTCCTGATTTGAAGGAAACCCTTCGAGAACGTGTTTATCAAGCCTTGTTATGGGTGGACTGCACAGAAACTGGAGACTGGTACTTGCAATATCGCCGTTTGCGCTTTGTTGCAATTAAGAAATGA
- the utp25 gene encoding U3 associated protein Utp25, producing MAGFGNINEMSKDELAGKSYEALLYLMNSKKKRKPEKKSESEDLPKHKEKKNKVIEKLDEPDTNEEENETNEENELIDALVREDLDNLDEKENETSQDPFNRHFDSENMQAISEAISCVKAMNLSQSSEETKLGISQIFTPDTEEKVSYNCIPKSDNVSDLGLKQRILEAYKSQKPSGHLTTMQMEIAKHMFNYQDVFFTNMNIKSHKLISSLYALHALNHVFKTRDRILKNSARLSQNPELEFRDQGYTRPKVLVLLPTRNSCYEFINTLISYSGADQVANRNRFEDDFSIEKEVISEKKPEDFRYLFAGNTDDMFRIGIKFTRKTVKLFSQFYNSDIIVASPLGLRLAIGNKGDKKRDLDFLSSIEVSIIDQADSLYMQNWEHIEAIFDEINSLPKEAHDCDFSRVRPWYLDQQAKYMRQTVLFSQYNALDINSFFSHYMLNVAGKIKFRTLNRGILNQLGYKIKQTYVRVSSDSIIKLPDARFSYFVNSVLPQLVKSPQGGILVYVPSYFDFVRIRNHMDDEAISYSAISEYSSTSDLTRARTLFQQGKTKIILYTERAHHFRRFDIRGVKAVVMYAPPTNPQYYVELARMPMRSITEGKLDQDAAKCRILFSKYDSISLEGIVGFQRVPNMCHGRHEVFEFV from the coding sequence ATGGCAGGGTTTGGCAACATCAATGAGATgtcaaaagatgaattagCTGGAAAGTCATATGAAGCTTTATTATACTTGATgaatagcaaaaaaaagagaaaaccaGAGAAGAAATCGGAAAGCGAAGATTTGCCAAAgcataaagaaaaaaagaataaagtcATTGAGAAGTTAGATGAACCGGACACAAACGAAgaggaaaatgaaaccaatgaagaaaacgaattAATTGATGCTCTTGTTCGTGAGGATCTGGATAATTtagatgaaaaggaaaacgagACATCTCAAGACCCTTTTAATCGTCACTTTGATAGTGAGAATATGCAGGCCATTAGCGAAGCAATTTCTTGTGTAAAGGCTATGAATTTGTCTCAATCGTCTGAGGAAACCAAGCTAGGAATTTCCCAAATTTTCACGCCAGATACAGAAGAGAAAGTTTCATACAATTGCATACCTAAGAGCGATAACGTTTCTGATTTGGGTTTAAAGCAACGGATCTTAGAAGCTTATAAATCACAAAAGCCATCGGGGCATTTGACGACTATGCAAATGGAGATTGCCAAACACATGTTCAATTATCAAGATGTGTTTTTTACCAACATGAACATTAAAAGCCATAAACTAATAAGCTCTTTGTATGCATTGCATGCTCTTAATCACGTGTTTAAGACAAGAGATCGTATTTTAAAGAACAGTGCCAGGTTATCTCAAAACCCCGAGCTAGAGTTTCGAGATCAAGGATACACTCGGCCAAAAGTCTTGGTCCTTTTACCAACAAGAAATAGTTGTTACGAGTTTATTAATACTCTTATATCTTACTCAGGAGCTGATCAGGTGGCTAATCGTAACCGCTTCGAGGATGATTTTTCCATTGAGAAGGAAGTTATCTCTGAAAAGAAGCCCGAAGATTTCCGTTATTTGTTTGCGGGTAATACTGATGATATGTTTCGTATTGGCATCAAGTTTACCAGAAAAACCGTCAAACTGTTTTCTCAATTCTACAACTCTGATATCATAGTTGCTAGTCCATTAGGCTTACGATTGGCAATTGGAAATAAAGGTGATAAGAAAAGggatttggatttcttGAGTTCCATTGAGGTTTCGATTATTGATCAAGCCGATTCTTTATACATGCAAAACTGGGAGCATATTGAAGCTATCTTTGATGAAATCAATAGCTTACCAAAAGAAGCTCATGATTGTGACTTTAGCCGTGTACGTCCGTGGTATTTGGACCAGCAAGCTAAGTACATGCGACAAACCGTTTTATTTTCTCAGTACAATGCTTTGGAtattaattcttttttttcgcaTTACATGTTGAATGTTGCAGGAAAAATCAAGTTCCGTACATTAAACCGTGGAATTTTGAATCAATTAGGTTACAAAATTAAACAGACGTACGTTCGTGTATCTAGTGACTCCATCATCAAATTACCGGATGCTCGCTTCTCCTATTTTGTCAACTCAGTCTTGCCCCAACTTGTTAAGAGTCCCCAAGGTGGTATCTTGGTGTATGTTCCTTcttattttgattttgtgAGAATACGAAATCATATGGATGACGAAGCAATTAGTTACAGCGCCATTTCTGAATACTCTAGTACATCCGATCTAACTAGAGCCCGTACTTTATTCCAACAGGGAAAAACTAAGATTATATTGTATACTGAGCGTGCTCATCATTTCCGTCGCTTTGATATCCGTGGAGTAAAGGCTGTTGTTATGTATGCTCCTCCAACAAATCCTCAGTATTATGTGGAGCTAGCCAGAATGCCAATGCGTTCAATTACCGAAGGAAAGTTGGATCAGGACGCTGCAAAGTGTAGAATcctattttcaaaatacgATTCCATTAGCCTTGAAGGCATTGTTGGTTTCCAAAGAGTTCCTAATATGTGTCATGGAAGACATGAGGTTTTCGAATTTGTTTAA
- the sac32 gene encoding nuclear export factor Sac32, whose protein sequence is MSLNKKAKSRPRPPMDPSNTAKRRAARSARFSSGTDLKYQTLRKSRMKEQEAFEAQQSKHWQESTILVGTCTQMCPEFEVAERTIQKSIHPYEKHPETHQPDPEFTVKAYHRPAAGKGPILPSDVRPPAILRKTTEYLLQQVLRKHPFHEAHAFVRDRTRAIRQDFSVQSSFTNESIYCHELIARFHIVSLHELKGQPAFSSQQEIEQLSKVLYTLGQLYDYKRMKNQANRHEPEFRAYMVLLSLGDPAISVETLSWSPDLIEKPIVQTALALHSYAQRNNHTEQRFKHVDLSLISSTNTEAAPNFYTRFFKVAKGFKTTFLMACILDMFLPSLRTGALKAMKKSYLSAHANIPFSDLLRILSLPRNEELIKICKSHGLQIEFTDEQPLSVILNKRALIHDPLPEDNEYSYLANTKHPKISISNIICVASDHAKLQRRRSKKDPRKNSSSKRGSNPKIL, encoded by the exons ATGAgtttaaacaaaaaagcaaaatcgCGACCAAGGCCACCCATGGATCCATCGAACACTGCCAAGCGTAGGGCTGCCCGATCAGCTCGTTTTTCTTCGGGGACCGATTTAAAGTATCAGACGTTACGGAAATCAAGGatgaaagaacaagaagcttttgaagCCCAACAATCCAAACATTGGCAAGAAAGCACCATTTTGGTCGGCACTTGTACTCAAATGTGTCCGGAGTTTGAAGTTGCCGAAAGAACGATACAAAAGTCCATTCATCCTTATGAAAAACATCCAGAAACTCACCAACCTGATCCCGAGTTTACTGTTAAAGCTTACCATCGTCCTGCCGCTGGAAAAGGTCCCATCCTACCTTCCGATGTTCGGCCTCCAGCCATTTTGAGAAAAACAACCGAgtatcttcttcaacaagTACTGCGGAAACATCCTTTTCACGAAGCACACGCTTTTGTGCGTGATCGGACTCGTGCTATACGCCAGGATTTTTCTGTACAATCTTCGTTTACGAATGAATCGATTTATTGTCACGAACTAATTGCACGATTTCACATCGTTTCATTGCATGAGCTAAAAGGTCAACCCGCTTTTAGCTCGCAGCAAGAAATCGAACAATTGTCAAAAG TTCTCTATACCCTTGGGCAATTATATGACTACAAACgaatgaaaaatcaagCTAATCGACATGAACCCGAATTTCGTGCCTACATGGTTTTACTAAGCTTAGGCGATCCTGCAATATCCGTTGAGACGTTATCGTGGTCTCCGGACTTGATAGAAAAGCCAATTGTTCAAACGGCGTTGGCCCTTCATTCTTATGCACAGAGGAATAACCATACAGAGCAGAGATTTAAACATGTTGATTTGTCTCTAATTTCTTCTACAAATACTGAAGCTGCTCCAAATTTTTACACAaggtttttcaaagttgCTAAAGGTTTCAAAACTACCTTTTTAATGGCGTGTATATTAGACatgtttcttccttctttacgTACTGGTGCGTTGAAGGCAATGAAAAAATCGTATCTTTCTGCTCATGCaaatattcctttttctgatCTTTTAAGAATCCTTTCCCTCCCTCGTAATGAGGAGCTCATAAAAATCTGCAAGAGTCATGGTCTTCAAATAGAGTTTACAGATGAGCAACCGTTGTCTGTGATTTTAAATAAGAGAGCTTTAATTCATG ATCCTTTACCGGAAGACAATGAATACTCGTATCTGGCTAATACGAAACACCCCAAGATATCGATTTCAAACATTATATGCGTCGCAAGTGATCATGCAAAACTGCAAAGGCGCCGTTCAAAGAAAGACCCACGAAagaattcttcttctaaacGGGGGAGTAATCCTAAAATCCTCTAG
- a CDS encoding Schizosaccharomyces specific protein, translating to MFFFVFAGFALIALVVSIVMMIHSYFLKRRQKAAGQAKTTSHTRPSESGTVPSSQHGDSLQTETVMGFPGQSPGHYTTTYRHPEDGTRTTVTENQPEEIPPPYSAAVRESAPGSPDLSESLRGEGEITPRVSHERPRSPPPVYLPPEEMV from the coding sequence atgtttttctttgtttttgctggGTTTGCCCTCATTGCACTCGTTGTTTCAATTGTTATGATGATTCATAGTTATTTTCTCAAACGTCGTCAAAAAGCTGCAGGTCAAGCAAAGACCACCTCTCACACCAGACCCTCCGAATCGGGCACTGTTCCAAGCAGTCAGCATGGGGATTCGTTGCAGACTGAAACTGTCATGGGATTTCCTGGTCAGTCTCCTGGCCATTATACAACTACGTATCGCCATCCAGAGGACGGGACAAGAACAACCGTTACTGAAAATCAGCCTGAAGAAATTCCTCCTCCATATTCGGCTGCTGTCCGAGAGAGTGCGCCGGGTTCACCGGACCTTTCTGAGAGCCTAAGAGGAGAAGGTGAAATTACACCCAGAGTTAGTCACGAAAGACCCCGGTCTCCTCCTCCTGTTTATTTACCTCCGGAGGAAATGGTTTAA
- the pcs60 gene encoding acetyl-CoA ligase Pcs60: MSIATLYTALQGDAHARALAAPSSSAALSYSELRIAIMDLQRQTAGLGIKTNDPVNIAVPNGLEFVVSFYAVSWQRAVCGPLNSNYKQSEFEFYVDDLKSKLVFVSKGSIEANTPAVRAAKKLSVAVAELAWCPESRLVKIVRVEGSNPSSPQPLGLPHPDDTTLVLHTSGTTGRPKVVPLTHRNLCRSIQNISASYRLSSRDTSYVVMPLFHVHGLLCGLLATLASGGAAVVPPRFSPKTFWKEFVYYGATWYTAVPTIHQILLRSPVPNPLPIIRFIRSCSSPLAPPVLRKLEKTFKAPVLEAYAMTEASHQMTTNPLPPLNHKPKSVGVPFGVDLKILDTKGNEVPQGSEGEICVRGANVTKGYLNNAEANKSSFTEERFFRTGDQGKVDAEGFVFITGRIKELVNRGGEKISPAEVDAVLMQHPNVAEAVCFAVPDEKYGQDIQSAIHTASGKSVSVKELQSFLAQRVAEFKIPKKFYFTDQIPKTATGKVQRRLVADAFFHPKARM; the protein is encoded by the coding sequence ATGTCCATTGCTACCCTGTACACTGCTTTACAAGGAGATGCTCATGCTAGAGCATTGGCTGCTCCTTCAAGTTCGGCAGCGTTGTCTTATAGTGAGCTCCGAATTGCTATTATGGATCTCCAAAGACAAACTGCCGGTTTAGGCATCAAGACAAACGATCCTGTAAACATTGCAGTCCCTAATGGCTTGGAATTTGTTGTGAGCTTCTATGCCGTCTCCTGGCAAAGAGCTGTATGTGGGCCGCTAAACTCAAACTACAAGCAATCTGAGTTTGAGTTTTACGTCGATGACCTAAAGAGCAAGCTCGTTTTCGTCAGCAAGGGCTCTATCGAAGCCAATACTCCTGCTGTTCGGGCCGCTAAAAAGCTTTCGGTTGCTGTCGCAGAACTTGCCTGGTGTCCTGAATCTCGTTTGGTGAAGATTGTTCGTGTTGAAGGATCTAACCCTTCTTCACCTCAACCTCTTGGTCTTCCTCATCCTGACGATACCACACTTGTTTTGCACACTAGCGGTACCACTGGACGCCCCAAAGTCGTTCCTTTAACCCATCGAAACCTCTGCCGAAGCATTCAAAACATCAGTGCTTCTTATCGCCTCTCTTCACGTGATACTTCTTATGTGGTGATGCCTCTTTTTCACGTCCATGGCCTCCTCTGTGGCCTTCTTGCCACACTTGCATCCGGTGGTGCTGCCGTAGTTCCTCCTCGCTTTTCTCCTAAAACATTCTGGAaagaatttgtttattatgGGGCAACCTGGTACACTGCCGTACCAACGATTCACCAGATTTTGTTGCGCAGTCCTGTTCCCAACCCACTTCCTATTATTCGCTTTATCCGTTCATGCTCCTCTCCTTTGGCCCCTCCTGTTTTGCGTAAGCTTGAAAAGACTTTCAAAGCACCCGTTCTTGAGGCATACGCCATGACTGAAGCTTCACATCAAATGACTACCAATCCACTTCCTCCCCTTAACCATAAACCCAAGTCTGTTGGTGTACCATTCGGGGTTGACTTAAAGATCCTTGATACCAAAGGTAACGAAGTTCCCCAGGGATCTGAAGGTGAAATCTGTGTTCGTGGTGCCAATGTAACCAAGGGTTACCTTAACAATGCAGAAGCGAACAAATCTTCTTTCACCGAGGAACGCTTTTTCCGTACTGGTGATCAAGGTAAGGTCGATGCCGAAggatttgttttcattacAGGACGCATTAAAGAACTCGTGAACCGTGGTGGTGAAAAAATTTCTCCAGCTGAGGTTGATGCTGTCTTAATGCAGCATCCTAATGTCGCAGAAGCCGTGTGCTTTGCTGTTCCTGATGAGAAATACGGACAAGATATTCAAAGCGCAATCCACACTGCATCTGGAAAGTCCGTGAGTGTTAAGGAATTGCAAAGCTTCTTGGCACAAAGAGTGGCTGAATTCAAAATTCcgaaaaagttttattttactgACCAGATCCCCAAGACTGCTACAGGAAAAGTGCAAAGACGCCTTGTTGCTGATGCCTTCTTTCACCCCAAGGCAAGGATGTAA